The Microcaecilia unicolor chromosome 13, aMicUni1.1, whole genome shotgun sequence genome has a window encoding:
- the AIPL1 gene encoding aryl-hydrocarbon-interacting protein-like 1: protein MKCDSDRTVVDDSKLIGRPLEIIIGNMFKLDVWEILLTSMRIGEVSEFWCDVTHTGLYPIVSKSLRRIAEGKDPTDWHMHTCGLANMFAYHTLGYDDLDELQKQPQPLIFITELLKVESPSTYKKESWAMNNEEKMRAAPILHGEGNRLFKLGRYEDAINKYRQAVICLKNIQIKEKPWEVSWLKLEKMINTLILNYCQCLLKLEQYYEVLEHTTDIIQHHPGLVKAFYIRAKANAEVWNEAEAKADFKKVIELDPDMTRAVKKELKLLDHKMQEKNSEDKLRYKNLFL, encoded by the exons ATGAAGTGTGACAGTGACCGCACTGTGGTTGATGACAGCAAGCTGATTGGCAGGCCCCTGGAGATCATCATTGGAAACATGTTCAAACTGGACGTCTGGGAGATTCTACTCACATCCATGAGAATTGGAGAGGTTTCCGAATTCTGGTGTGATGTAACT CACACAGGTTTATACCCAATTGTTTCTAAAAGTCTCCGTCGAATTGCCGAGGGGAAAGATCCAACAGACTGGCACATGCATACATGTGGATTGGCTAACATGTTTGCCTATCACACTCTGGGATATGACGACCTGGATGAGCTGCAAAAGCAACCACAGCCACTCATCTTTATTACTGAACTTCTAAAG GTAGAATCTCCAAGTACCTACAAAAAAGAATCCTGGGCCATGAATAATGAAGAAAAGATGAGAGCTGCACCCATTTTACATGGGGAAGGAAACCGACTTTTCAAATTAGGTCGATATGAGGATGCTATCAACAAATATCGACAAGCTGTCATCTGCCTGAAAAATATCCAGATCAAG GAGAAGCCCTGGGAAGTATCATGGTTGAAACTGGAAAAGATGATCAATACCCTCATTTTAAACTACTGTCAGTGCCTGCTGAAACTGGAGCAGTACTACGAAGTATTGGAACACACTACGGACATCATTCAGCACCATCCTG gTCTTGTTAAAGCCTTCTACATTCGGGCCAAAGCCaatgctgaagtctggaatgaggCTGAAGCCAAGGCCGATTTTAAGAAGGTCATAGAGCTGGATCCCGACATGACAAGAGCGGTGAAGAAAGAACTGAAACTGCTTGATCACAAAATGCAAGAAAAGAACAGTGAAGACAAACTCCGCTACAAAAACCTGTTTCTCTAG